Proteins from one Hypanus sabinus isolate sHypSab1 chromosome X2, sHypSab1.hap1, whole genome shotgun sequence genomic window:
- the LOC132385072 gene encoding transgelin-like, with protein sequence MANHGPSYGFSKHVQNKIEKKYEPELEERLVEWIIAQCGQGVGRPESGRLGFQSWLKDGTVLSQLINSLYADDKKPIKKIQTTDKAFKQMEQVSEFLKAAERYGVNKTDIFQTVDLWESKDLAAVQRTLMALGSIAVTKADGYYRGDPNWFHKKAQENKREFTEEQLRQGQNIIGLQMGSNQGASQAGMSGYGLGRQIIS encoded by the exons ATGGCCAACCATGGACCCAGCTATGGATTTAGTAAGCATGTTCAAAACAAGATCGAGAAGAAGTATGAACCAGAACTGGAGGAGCGGCTAGTGGAATGGATTATTGCCCAGTGCGGGCAAGGTGTCGGCCGACCAGAGTCTGGGAGGCTGGGTTTCCAGTCATGGCTTAAAGATGGCACA GTACTCAGCCAACTGATCAACAGCCTCTACGCTGATGACAAGAAACCAATCAAGAAGATTCAGACCACTGATAAGGCCTTCAAACAAATGGAACAAGTTTCGGAATTCCTGAAAGCTGCTGAGAGATATGGCGTCAACAAGACAGACATCTTCCAAACTGTGGATCTTTGGGAAT CTAAGGATTTGGCTGCTGTGCAAAGAACTCTCATGGCCTTGGGAAGTATTGCAGTAACAAAGGCTGATGGATATTACCGCGGTGATCCAAACTGGTTTCACAA GAAAGCACAAGAGAACAAACGTGAATTTACAGAAGAACAACTACGCCAGGGGCAGAACATCATCGGCTTACAGATGGGAAGCAACCAAGGAGCATCACAGGCCGGAATGTCTGGCTATGGACTTGGCAGGCAGATTATCAGCTAA